One stretch of Rhodoferax lithotrophicus DNA includes these proteins:
- a CDS encoding VUT family protein: MKLWRPILAMLMVITSSNYLVQFPINDWLTWGAFTFPVAFLVTDLTNRAVGTGAARRVAWAGFAIAVLVSLALAPWRIAAASGAAFITGQLLDIVAFNRLRAMSWWKAPLIGSFVASVVDTCIFFFLAFYGSDIDWLMLAAGDLTIKWLMAAVLLAPYRAMLPRLQMWVPAH, translated from the coding sequence ATGAAGCTTTGGCGACCCATTTTGGCGATGCTGATGGTCATCACCTCGTCTAATTATCTGGTGCAGTTTCCCATCAACGACTGGTTAACCTGGGGTGCATTTACCTTCCCGGTGGCTTTTTTGGTCACGGATCTAACCAATCGTGCGGTGGGTACGGGTGCCGCACGCCGTGTGGCTTGGGCCGGCTTTGCCATTGCTGTGCTGGTGTCATTGGCACTTGCGCCATGGCGCATTGCAGCGGCATCTGGCGCAGCCTTCATCACCGGCCAATTGCTGGACATTGTGGCCTTTAACCGGCTGCGTGCCATGTCATGGTGGAAAGCCCCGTTGATTGGTTCCTTCGTGGCCTCGGTGGTTGACACCTGTATCTTCTTCTTTCTGGCGTTCTACGGCTCAGACATCGACTGGTTGATGCTGGCAGCCGGTGACCTGACCATCAAGTGGCTGATGGCCGCTGTGCTTTTGGCCCCCTACCGCGCCATGTTGCCACGCTTGCAGATGTGGGTACCTGCCCACTGA
- the guaD gene encoding guanine deaminase yields MKAYRSSLLYFSPSADPQASAVLEDDGLLVVGPNAQGRQVVLALGPYRELQPRFADVAVTHWPGRIIAPGFVDLHSHYPQTNVIGSPAEGLLPWLENYTFPEEKRFVSPEYSAQAATFFVAELLRHGVTTALTFATSHSASANALFQEAQQQQMRLITGLCLMDRHAPAELLNQRVNPATDATEQSLIDSENLLQRWHGVDRLGYAITPRFAPTSTDAQLRGAGELAARYPDVWIQSHVAENKAEIAWARELFPASRSYLATYADFGLMRQRAIYAHCIHFDDEDRALMRSTGAAAAVSPTSNLFLGSGFFDYTGADRAGFDYGLASDVGGGTSFSPFHTMLAAYYVGREGQSKTGLSLSPQQLWWQHTVGAAKALGLDGVVGNLQPGCEADFVVLNPQATPLLARKTALVNSLDELLFAMIVLGDERVIEKTVISQAL; encoded by the coding sequence ATGAAAGCTTACCGTTCCTCTCTTCTTTATTTCTCCCCGTCGGCTGATCCGCAGGCCTCTGCTGTGCTGGAAGATGATGGCCTGCTGGTGGTGGGCCCCAACGCCCAAGGCCGGCAAGTGGTGTTGGCGCTTGGGCCTTACCGTGAATTGCAGCCGCGTTTTGCCGATGTGGCCGTGACGCACTGGCCGGGGCGCATCATTGCACCGGGTTTTGTCGATTTGCACAGCCATTACCCGCAAACCAATGTGATTGGCTCCCCCGCCGAAGGCCTGTTGCCGTGGCTGGAGAATTACACGTTTCCTGAGGAGAAACGCTTTGTATCGCCCGAATACAGTGCGCAGGCAGCTACTTTTTTTGTAGCTGAACTGTTGCGCCACGGGGTCACCACGGCGCTCACCTTTGCCACCTCGCACAGCGCTTCAGCCAACGCCTTGTTTCAAGAGGCGCAACAGCAGCAGATGCGGCTGATCACCGGCCTGTGTTTGATGGATCGGCACGCACCGGCGGAGCTGCTGAACCAGCGCGTCAACCCTGCCACGGATGCTACCGAGCAAAGTCTGATTGACTCCGAAAACCTGTTACAGCGTTGGCACGGTGTGGATCGCCTGGGCTACGCCATCACGCCACGTTTTGCCCCAACCAGTACCGATGCCCAGTTGCGCGGTGCGGGTGAACTGGCAGCCCGCTACCCCGACGTGTGGATTCAGTCCCATGTGGCGGAAAACAAGGCCGAAATCGCCTGGGCACGCGAACTGTTTCCGGCCTCGCGCAGTTATCTGGCGACCTATGCCGACTTTGGCCTGATGCGCCAGCGGGCCATCTATGCCCACTGCATCCATTTTGACGATGAAGACCGCGCCCTGATGCGCAGCACCGGCGCTGCCGCTGCCGTCAGCCCGACCAGCAACCTGTTTCTGGGCAGTGGTTTTTTTGACTATACCGGGGCTGATCGGGCGGGATTTGACTATGGTTTGGCCAGCGACGTGGGTGGGGGCACCAGTTTCAGCCCGTTTCACACCATGCTGGCAGCGTATTACGTGGGGCGGGAAGGGCAGAGCAAAACCGGTTTGTCGCTCTCGCCGCAGCAGTTGTGGTGGCAGCACACAGTGGGCGCGGCCAAGGCGCTGGGGCTGGACGGTGTGGTGGGCAACTTGCAGCCGGGCTGTGAGGCGGATTTTGTTGTGCTCAACCCCCAAGCCACGCCGCTGCTGGCCCGCAAGACGGCGCTGGTCAACAGCCTGGACGAACTGCTGTTTGCAATGATTGTGCTGGGCGATGAGCGGGTGATTGAGAAAACCGTGATTTCACAAGCTTTATAG
- the dcd gene encoding dCTP deaminase: MTIKSDKWIRRMAEQHGMIEPFEPGQIRQDAAGHKIVSYGTSSYGYDIRCAPEFKVFTNIHSTVVDPKNFDEKSFVDFNDDVCIIPPNSFALARTVEYFRIPRNVLTICLGKSTYARCGIIVNVTPFEPEWEGYVTLEFSNTTPLPAKIYAGEGCAQVLFFESDEVCETSYKDRGGKYQGQRGVTLPKA, from the coding sequence ATGACCATCAAAAGCGATAAATGGATCCGCCGCATGGCCGAGCAACACGGCATGATCGAACCCTTTGAGCCGGGCCAGATCCGCCAGGACGCTGCCGGTCACAAAATTGTCAGTTATGGCACCAGCAGCTACGGCTATGACATCCGCTGCGCCCCTGAATTCAAGGTGTTCACCAACATTCACAGCACCGTGGTGGACCCAAAGAACTTTGACGAAAAAAGTTTTGTGGATTTCAACGACGACGTGTGCATCATTCCCCCCAACAGTTTTGCGCTGGCCCGCACGGTCGAGTACTTTCGTATTCCGCGCAATGTGCTGACCATTTGCCTGGGCAAAAGCACTTACGCGCGCTGCGGCATCATCGTCAACGTGACCCCGTTCGAGCCCGAGTGGGAGGGTTATGTGACGCTGGAGTTCTCCAACACCACACCACTGCCCGCCAAAATCTATGCGGGTGAAGGCTGTGCTCAGGTCCTGTTTTTCGAGAGTGATGAAGTGTGTGAAACCAGCTACAAAGACCGTGGTGGCAAGTACCAGGGGCAGCGTGGTGTGACCTTGCCCAAGGCTTGA
- a CDS encoding DEAD/DEAH box helicase produces MTELNSANASELTSDTPIMAFAQLQLAAPLARAVAEMGYESMTPIQAQAIPVVLQGRDVMGAAQTGTGKTAAFALPLMQRLLKHENTSTSPARHPVRALVLLPTRELADQVADNIKQYGKYTNLRSAVVFGGMDMKPQTLELKQGVEILVATPGRLLDHIEAKNAVLNQVEYVVLDEADRMLDIGFLPDLQRILSYLPKQRTTLLFSATFSPEIKRLANSYLQNPVTIEVARSNATASTVEQHFYSVEGDDKRHALHQVLKDRGLKQAFVFVNSKLGCARLARSLEHEGLKTTALHGDKSQEERLKALEAFKSGEVDLLVCTDVAARGLDIKDVPAVFNFDVPFNAEDYVHRIGRTGRAGAAGLAVNFVSKSDARLVADIEKLIKIKIELEPIEFDENLPDIRKQGHINTGRRLYQQEPGDSRREEFPGRVPRAPRNDYRREPVKSQDPFFSKPYEPPVLPAGEVPSWEAAAVRPGVRGISSNIKTKRKVAALFKAG; encoded by the coding sequence ATGACCGAACTGAATTCTGCCAACGCTTCCGAATTAACTTCTGACACCCCCATCATGGCCTTTGCCCAGCTGCAACTGGCCGCTCCTTTGGCCCGCGCGGTGGCCGAGATGGGTTACGAGTCCATGACTCCCATCCAGGCGCAAGCCATCCCTGTGGTGTTGCAAGGCCGTGACGTGATGGGTGCAGCCCAAACCGGTACCGGTAAAACAGCGGCTTTTGCCTTGCCGCTGATGCAACGACTGCTCAAACACGAAAACACCTCCACCTCACCCGCCCGCCACCCGGTGCGTGCCTTGGTGCTGCTGCCCACGCGTGAGCTGGCCGATCAGGTGGCCGACAACATCAAGCAATACGGCAAATACACCAACCTGCGCAGCGCGGTGGTGTTTGGCGGCATGGATATGAAGCCTCAAACGCTGGAACTCAAACAGGGCGTTGAGATTCTGGTGGCCACCCCTGGGCGTTTGCTGGATCACATCGAGGCCAAAAACGCCGTGCTCAACCAGGTCGAATATGTGGTGCTGGACGAAGCCGACCGCATGCTCGACATTGGTTTCCTGCCCGACTTGCAGCGCATTCTGAGCTACCTGCCCAAGCAGCGCACCACGCTGCTGTTTTCGGCCACGTTCTCGCCGGAAATCAAGCGCCTGGCCAACAGCTATCTGCAAAACCCGGTGACGATTGAGGTGGCCCGCTCCAACGCCACGGCTTCCACGGTCGAGCAACATTTTTACAGTGTCGAGGGTGACGACAAGCGCCACGCCTTGCACCAGGTGCTGAAAGACCGTGGCCTCAAACAAGCCTTTGTGTTTGTCAACAGCAAACTGGGTTGTGCCCGTCTGGCCCGCTCGCTGGAGCATGAGGGTCTGAAAACCACGGCGCTGCATGGTGACAAGAGCCAGGAAGAGCGGCTGAAGGCGCTGGAGGCTTTCAAGAGCGGCGAGGTTGATCTGCTGGTGTGTACCGATGTGGCCGCCCGTGGCTTGGACATCAAGGATGTGCCCGCCGTATTTAACTTTGACGTGCCGTTTAACGCCGAAGATTACGTGCACCGTATTGGCCGTACCGGGCGTGCCGGCGCAGCAGGTTTGGCGGTGAACTTTGTCTCCAAGAGTGATGCGCGGCTGGTGGCCGACATCGAAAAACTCATCAAGATCAAGATTGAACTGGAGCCGATTGAGTTTGATGAAAACCTGCCCGATATCCGCAAGCAGGGCCATATCAACACGGGTCGCAGGCTTTACCAGCAAGAACCGGGTGACAGTCGCCGTGAAGAGTTCCCAGGGCGTGTGCCCCGTGCACCGCGCAATGACTACCGGCGTGAACCGGTCAAGTCACAAGACCCGTTTTTCTCCAAACCGTATGAGCCGCCGGTGCTGCCTGCAGGCGAAGTGCCCAGCTGGGAGGCTGCCGCCGTGCGTCCAGGTGTACGTGGCATTTCAAGCAATATCAAAACCAAGCGAAAAGTAGCCGCCTTGTTCAAGGCAGGATGA
- a CDS encoding symmetrical bis(5'-nucleosyl)-tetraphosphatase, whose product MALYMIGDVQGCDSALQRLLNKISFSPSRDTLYLLGDLVNRGPDSAGVLRRLMGYGAAAQCLLGNHDLHLLAASVGARKPSRKDTLLNVLQAPDREAMLSWLRSQRMAILLEHHKKSYLMVHAGVLPAWTATKTIALAGEIETLLRSPYLGDFLHQMYDNQPNAWNAELRGTDRHRLIVNALTRLRFCTTQGEMEFETTDAADAAPPGYMPWYDVPGRKTADVTVAFGHWSTLGWLNRPDVLALDSGCVWGGCLSALQLGEDTSHHELIQVKCEQAQKPGT is encoded by the coding sequence ATGGCACTTTACATGATTGGCGACGTGCAGGGCTGCGACAGCGCTTTGCAACGGTTATTGAACAAAATTTCCTTCTCCCCCAGCAGGGACACGCTCTATCTTTTGGGCGACCTGGTCAACCGCGGGCCAGACTCGGCTGGCGTATTGCGCCGCCTGATGGGTTATGGCGCAGCGGCCCAGTGCCTGCTGGGCAACCATGATTTACACCTGCTGGCGGCCTCCGTGGGGGCCCGCAAACCCAGCCGCAAAGACACCTTGCTCAATGTGCTGCAAGCACCCGACCGGGAGGCCATGTTGAGCTGGTTGCGCAGCCAACGCATGGCAATCTTGCTTGAGCATCACAAAAAATCCTATTTAATGGTCCATGCGGGCGTATTACCTGCATGGACAGCTACAAAAACAATAGCTCTTGCCGGCGAAATAGAAACGTTGTTGCGCAGCCCCTACCTGGGGGATTTTCTGCATCAGATGTATGACAACCAACCCAATGCCTGGAATGCCGAGCTGCGCGGCACAGACCGGCACCGTTTGATTGTCAATGCACTGACTCGCCTACGTTTTTGCACCACACAAGGTGAGATGGAGTTTGAAACCACCGACGCAGCCGATGCCGCACCCCCAGGTTACATGCCTTGGTACGATGTGCCAGGACGCAAAACGGCCGATGTGACGGTGGCCTTTGGTCACTGGTCTACTTTAGGATGGCTGAACCGTCCCGATGTGCTGGCGCTGGATTCCGGCTGTGTCTGGGGTGGCTGTCTGAGTGCACTCCAGCTCGGCGAGGATACATCTCATCACGAGCTGATTCAGGTGAAATGCGAGCAGGCTCAAAAACCTGGAACATGA